TTATATACATATGAAATGGTATAATGAGCCTGTAAAATGGGACTACGAAAATGATACCCTATCAATGTTCGTCACTCAAAAATCTGATTACTGGCGCATAACCCATTACGGATTTATACAGGATAATGGACCTTTTTACTATACAAACATAGAAGGAGATTTTGAGGTAAGTGTTAAAATCAAAGGAAATTACAACACTCTCTACGATCAGATGGGATTAATGCTGAGACTGGATGAAGAACACTGGATTAAAACAGGAGTTGAATATGTTGATGGTGTTTATAATCTAAGTACCGTAACCACAAACAAACACAGCAGCTGGAATATAATCCCCCTAAGGAGTAACCTGAAACAAATATGGATAAAAGCAATACGAAAAACAGATGCTGTTGAAATATACTACTCATTAGATGGTGAAATATACATAATGAGTAACATATCATACCTTCCAAAACAAAAAAACATTATGGCTGGTATGATGGCTGCAAGTCCAAAAGGTAAAGGATTTGAAGCAACTTTCGAGGAATTTAAAATAACCGGACTCTCGAACTAGATTCAGGTATTTTTTTATTAAAAGTTATATATAAAGCTGTCTCATTTTTTTGATATTTTCAATCCTGAGACAGCTTTTTTTTCAATTTATAAGCATTAATTTCTGATCGCAGTTCCCAAACATAGCCGGGGAGAATAGAAATTACATATTTCTCCTGTACTGACCTCCTACTTCGAACAATGCCTGAGTAATCTGCCCGATAGAACACACTTTCCCTGCCTCCATAAGTACTTCAAAGACATTTTCGTTGTGCACCGCTGCCTGCTGAACCTTATTAAGCATTCTCTTACTCTCTTCCGAATAACCCTCGTGAAGATTGTTGAGGTTATTAATCTGATTTTGTTTCTCCTCCTCTGTAGCCCTTATTACCTCACGTGGAAGAACAGTTGGCGAACCTTTAGCACTTAAGAAAGTATTTACTCCAATGATCGGGAACTCTCCACTGTGTTTCAATGTTTCGTAATACAGTGATTCTTCCTGAATTTTAGAACGCTGGTACATTGTTTCCATAGCACCTAAAACACCTCCCCTTTCGGTAATCCTGTCAAATTCAGCCAAAACAGCCTCTTCAACCAAATCAGTAAGTTCTTCTGTGATGAAAGAACCCTGCATAGGGTTTTCATTCTTAGCCAGCCCTAATTCTCTGTTAATAATCAACTGAATGGCCATAGCCCTTCGTACCGACTCTTCGGTAGGTGTTGTTATAGCTTCATCATAAGCATTAGTATGCAGCGAATTTGTATTGTCATAAATCGCATAAAGTGCCTGAAGAGTAGTTCTGATGTCATTAAAATCTATCTCCTGCGCATGCAACGACCTGCCCGAAGTTTGAATATGGTACTTCAACATTTGAGCCCTTGAATTAGCTCCGTATTTATGCTTCAATGCTTTTGACCAGATTCTTCTTGCAACGCGTCCGATTACAGCGTATTCGGCATCAATCCCATTCGAGAAAAAGAACGACAGGTTTGGCCCGAATTTATTGATATCCATACCCCTGCTCAAATAGTACTCTACATATGTAAAGCCATTTGCCAGGGTAAGAGCCAACTGTGTTATTGGATTTGCTCCCGCCTCGGCTATATGGTATCCCGATATTGAAACCGAATAAAAGTTCCTAACCCCGTTTTGGATAAAATGCTCCTGAACATCTCCCATCAGTCTCAAGGCAAATTCCGTAGAAAAAATACATGTATTCTGCGCCTGATCCTCCTTAAGGATATCGGCCTGTACAGTTCCCCTGACTTTAGTAACAGTCTCTGTTTTAATTTTATTGTAAACAGCAGCGTCGAGTACTAAATCACCTGTAACTCCAAGTAACATCAGTCCTAAACCATCGTTACCTTCAGGTAATTCACCCCTATAAACCGGCCGGTCAACACCTTTAGCCTTATATATTTCGTTGATTTTTTTCTCAACTTCCGCTTCTAAGCCATTTTCTTTTATGTAAAGTTCACATTGCTGATCAATTGCCGCATTCATAAAGAAAGCCAACATTATCGGAGCAGGACCATTAATAGTCATACTTACCGAAGTTGTAGCCGCACATAGATCAAAACCTGAATACAGTTTCTTAGCATCATCTAAACTTGCAATTGAGACTCCTGAATTTCCAATTTTCCCGTAAATATCAGGACGTGTATCAGGATTACTGCCATAAAGAGTAGCACTATCAAAAGCAGTGGAAAGTCGCTTTGCCGGCATGCCCTTACTCACGTAGTGGAAACGACGGTTTGTACGCTCAGGTCCGCCTTCTCCGGCAAACATTCTTGTAGGATCTTCTCCTTCTCTTTTAAAAGGGAAAAGTCCGGCTGTATAAGGAAATTCACCTGGAACATTTTCCTGCAAATTCCAGTAGAGCAAATCGCCCCAGGCGGAATATTTAGGTAAGGAAATCTTTGGAATTTGGGTGTGAGATAAACTTTCGGAATGAGTTTTTATAGAAAGTTCTTTATCGCGAACTTTGAATTTATAAACTTCATCCTTGTATTTCTTCTTCTTGCCTTCCCAGGATTTAATTATCTCTAAATTATGAGGATCCAAATCGAGTTGGATCTTATTAAAACTTTCTTCCAGCTGCTTTATCAGCCTGTCTTTATCTTCAACTTCCGACTCCCGAAGAGTCTCAATAGTTTTTTGAAGAGCGAACAGTTTCTGCGCAATTTCCTTTTGATCTCTGGTCCATTTGTCGTAGTTACGGTTGCTTTCGGCAATTTCCGAAAGATAACGTATTCTGTTAGGCGGAATAATATAAACTTTTTCCGATTCTTCACTATCCGATAAAAGTTCTGATTTAAAAGAAACCTCACTTTTCTCTGAAATTAAGTTCATCATTTTCAGATAAAGCCTGTTCATTCCCGGATCGTTAAACTGAGATGCTATTGTTCCGTAAACCGGCATCTGATCAACGGCTTTATCAAATGCATTGTGATTGCGCTGATATTGTTTCTGAACATCCCTAAGTGCATCCAAAGCACCTCTCTTGTCGAACTTGTTAAGAGCTATAACATCGGCAAAATCTAGCATATCAATTTTCTCCAATTGAGTTGCCGCACCGTACTCGGGTGTCATTACATACAACGAAACATCAGAATGATCTAAGATCTCCGTATCAGACTGTCCGATACCCGAAGTTTCTAAAATAATCAGGTCATATTTAGCTGCCTTCAGTATTTGTATAGCTTCATGTACGTGTTGCGAAAGTGCCAAATTAGCCTGTCGTGTAGCCAGAGAACGCATATAAACCCTTGAATTATTAATAGAATTCATGCGTATTCTATCTCCCAACAAAGCTCCTCCGGTTCTTCTTTTTGACGGATCAACAGAAATAACCGCAATATCCTTATCGTCAAAGTCCATTAAAAATCTGCGTACCAACTCATCGACCAACGACGATTTTCCGGCTCCTCCGGTACCTGTAATCCCCAATACAGGTGTAGTAGATTTTTGTGCTATTAAGTGAATATCATTGAGAAAATCCTTCGATTCAACAGGAAAATTCTCTACCGAAGAAATCAACCTTGCTATTGCCCGGGCATCCTTTTTAAGAAAATCTTTTAACTCTCCATTTATATCTTCACCGCTTGCATAATCAGAATTTTTAACTATATCGTTAATCATTCCCTGCAGCCCCATTTCCCTGCCATCGTCAGGCGAATAGATTCTGGCAATACCGTAATTCATCAGTTCTTCAATCTCCTCCGGAAGAATTACTCCTCCTCCTCCTCCATAAATCCTGATGTGCTCTGAATTATTCTCCTTTAAAAGATCATACATATACTTAAAGTACTCCATATGTCCTCCCTGATAAGAAGTCATTGCAATTGCATTTGCATCTTCATGAATGGCAGTATACACCACCTCTTCAACCGATCTGTCATGCCCCAAATGAATAACTTCCACTCCGGTATTTTGTATAATCCGCCTCATTATATTGATCGATGCATCGTGCCCGTCGAACAATGAAGCTGCCGTAACAATCCTAATTTTGTTTTTTGGCTTATAAACCTCTATATCATTCATTGTTAATGTCTGCTTGTTTTATTTTTGCACTGCAATATAAAATATTTACAGGAGATACAGCCTCAGAGACTATATCAAAATAGCAAACCTTAACCGGAAAATAACTTACCCCTATAAACTAAAAACACCTATTTCTATATTAATTTGAAATAAGTGTTTTTTTAATTATTTTCTATTTGGGCGGCAAACGGGCTATCCGTTATAGTTTTGCCCGGCAATTGTTTTCGCTAAATTCCGTTTAAGGAGTTCCTCCAATCACTCTTAAACAGAATATCTCAATACAATTGCCGGGCAAAAGCTGCCACTATTATCCCTGCCGCAGTATACACATAATCCAACTCAAGCTGTAAACCGAAAACCCTTTGAACCTTGAACTTTTCCTTTTATCTTTCCTCTTTCCTGCCTGACTGAGTCACGCAGGCAGGTATCTTTTATCTTTTATCTTTTTCCTCTTTCCTGCCTGACTGAGTCACGCAGGCAGGTATCTCTTTTATCTTTTATCTTTTTTCTCTCTTTTATCTTTTATCTTTTTCCTCTTTCCTCTTTAAAACTCACTCCGCCAAAAGCTTATCCAAAATCCCTCTCATACTCTTACCGTTCCAGTCGCTGGCTCCGGTTTCATCAATCAGAATTTTTCCATTCTGATCTATTAGAAAAGTTGTTGGCAATGTA
The Bacteroidota bacterium DNA segment above includes these coding regions:
- a CDS encoding DUF1349 domain-containing protein produces the protein YIHMKWYNEPVKWDYENDTLSMFVTQKSDYWRITHYGFIQDNGPFYYTNIEGDFEVSVKIKGNYNTLYDQMGLMLRLDEEHWIKTGVEYVDGVYNLSTVTTNKHSSWNIIPLRSNLKQIWIKAIRKTDAVEIYYSLDGEIYIMSNISYLPKQKNIMAGMMAASPKGKGFEATFEEFKITGLSN
- a CDS encoding methylmalonyl-CoA mutase family protein → MNDIEVYKPKNKIRIVTAASLFDGHDASINIMRRIIQNTGVEVIHLGHDRSVEEVVYTAIHEDANAIAMTSYQGGHMEYFKYMYDLLKENNSEHIRIYGGGGGVILPEEIEELMNYGIARIYSPDDGREMGLQGMINDIVKNSDYASGEDINGELKDFLKKDARAIARLISSVENFPVESKDFLNDIHLIAQKSTTPVLGITGTGGAGKSSLVDELVRRFLMDFDDKDIAVISVDPSKRRTGGALLGDRIRMNSINNSRVYMRSLATRQANLALSQHVHEAIQILKAAKYDLIILETSGIGQSDTEILDHSDVSLYVMTPEYGAATQLEKIDMLDFADVIALNKFDKRGALDALRDVQKQYQRNHNAFDKAVDQMPVYGTIASQFNDPGMNRLYLKMMNLISEKSEVSFKSELLSDSEESEKVYIIPPNRIRYLSEIAESNRNYDKWTRDQKEIAQKLFALQKTIETLRESEVEDKDRLIKQLEESFNKIQLDLDPHNLEIIKSWEGKKKKYKDEVYKFKVRDKELSIKTHSESLSHTQIPKISLPKYSAWGDLLYWNLQENVPGEFPYTAGLFPFKREGEDPTRMFAGEGGPERTNRRFHYVSKGMPAKRLSTAFDSATLYGSNPDTRPDIYGKIGNSGVSIASLDDAKKLYSGFDLCAATTSVSMTINGPAPIMLAFFMNAAIDQQCELYIKENGLEAEVEKKINEIYKAKGVDRPVYRGELPEGNDGLGLMLLGVTGDLVLDAAVYNKIKTETVTKVRGTVQADILKEDQAQNTCIFSTEFALRLMGDVQEHFIQNGVRNFYSVSISGYHIAEAGANPITQLALTLANGFTYVEYYLSRGMDINKFGPNLSFFFSNGIDAEYAVIGRVARRIWSKALKHKYGANSRAQMLKYHIQTSGRSLHAQEIDFNDIRTTLQALYAIYDNTNSLHTNAYDEAITTPTEESVRRAMAIQLIINRELGLAKNENPMQGSFITEELTDLVEEAVLAEFDRITERGGVLGAMETMYQRSKIQEESLYYETLKHSGEFPIIGVNTFLSAKGSPTVLPREVIRATEEEKQNQINNLNNLHEGYSEESKRMLNKVQQAAVHNENVFEVLMEAGKVCSIGQITQALFEVGGQYRRNM